One region of Candidatus Bathyarchaeota archaeon genomic DNA includes:
- a CDS encoding NAD(P)-binding domain-containing protein produces the protein MKVCIMGLGNIGFPVAQHISKKYKQTQGYDISPKAVTTAKENGIKASTELSYADTYVIAVNTWYRNGYPDMSAIEDCVKRATQLNPKALICFESTLVKGTARALARKFNLYNIAVCPHRWWKQEEDKHGVVQLRVLGALNFKSLEKALSFYSSLGIPTHIVNSLEIAELSKLVENTYYYLRIAYAEELKLLCDKNNVDFKELRDAVNTKWNVDMADALEGIGGECLPKDIQFLISSYPQTPLLHGAVTADINYRAILEAPDPCAVLQASAKNRAK, from the coding sequence ATGAAAGTATGCATCATGGGCTTAGGAAACATAGGATTTCCAGTAGCTCAGCATATTTCAAAAAAATACAAACAAACACAGGGATACGACATATCCCCCAAAGCAGTCACAACTGCCAAAGAAAACGGAATAAAAGCATCAACCGAACTCAGCTACGCAGACACCTACGTCATCGCCGTAAACACTTGGTACCGAAACGGATACCCTGACATGAGCGCCATCGAGGACTGCGTAAAAAGAGCAACACAACTAAACCCCAAAGCACTCATCTGCTTCGAATCAACCCTCGTAAAAGGCACAGCACGCGCTCTAGCAAGAAAATTCAACCTTTACAATATCGCAGTTTGCCCCCACCGATGGTGGAAACAAGAAGAAGACAAACACGGCGTAGTACAACTACGTGTCCTAGGCGCACTAAACTTTAAGAGTCTTGAAAAAGCGCTTTCTTTTTACAGTTCCCTTGGCATACCCACACACATAGTAAACTCGCTAGAAATCGCAGAACTATCCAAACTAGTCGAGAACACCTACTATTACCTTAGAATAGCGTATGCTGAAGAACTCAAATTACTATGCGACAAAAACAACGTTGATTTCAAAGAATTACGGGATGCAGTCAACACCAAATGGAATGTTGATATGGCTGACGCCCTCGAAGGGATCGGCGGAGAATGCCTTCCCAAGGATATTCAATTCTTAATCAGTTCCTACCCCCAAACACCTCTATTACATGGCGCTGTAACCGCCGATATAAACTACCGAGCTATCTTGGAGGCACCTGACCCCTGCGCGGTTCTTCAAGCAAGCGCAAAAAATAGGGCCAAGTAG
- the dnaG gene encoding DNA primase DnaG yields MREPLALVRLHNQIKYNLHRSVIFTGTSQTFTIKYVVHARFDIEGVVEKPDVIGAVFGQTEGLFGPELDLRELQKTGRIGRIEIDLHSKNDRTTGAITIPTSLDRVSTALIAASVESINRVGPCSAKVNLDKIEDIREARRKVIIDRAKEILHRWNIESMPSVDEVYKEISDTMKVGKVEKYGPEDLPAGPGLEGSKEIFVVEGRADVINLMRCGIFNTVALEGAKVPDSIKKITKERNATALLDGDRGGDLIQKELLQVTNVKYVGRAPRGKEIEECNCKEINEAIEGKLSVAELKEGRPQPQQQQQQQAPPPPPPAPKKPVAPTRVKPEVPDTVSQAAKALVGTLEAVLLNEKLELIERLPVSQLAEKLQQITGVDTIVFDGIITQRIVDIAADKSIKRIVASRVSEAVKPALNVELVTFNDAIPPS; encoded by the coding sequence TTGCGAGAACCGCTCGCATTAGTGCGATTACATAATCAAATAAAATATAACTTACATAGGAGCGTCATATTTACGGGAACATCCCAAACATTTACGATAAAGTACGTTGTACATGCTAGATTTGATATTGAAGGCGTCGTCGAAAAACCCGACGTTATTGGAGCAGTTTTCGGGCAAACTGAAGGCTTATTTGGCCCCGAACTTGACCTTCGAGAACTCCAAAAAACCGGGCGCATCGGCAGAATAGAAATTGATCTTCATTCTAAAAACGACCGAACCACCGGCGCCATAACCATACCCACAAGCCTCGACCGCGTCTCCACCGCCCTCATAGCGGCAAGCGTGGAAAGCATCAACCGCGTCGGTCCTTGCAGTGCAAAAGTTAACCTCGACAAAATCGAAGACATACGCGAAGCACGCCGAAAAGTCATCATCGACCGCGCCAAAGAAATCCTTCACCGCTGGAACATCGAATCCATGCCAAGCGTAGACGAAGTCTACAAAGAAATCAGCGACACGATGAAAGTCGGCAAAGTCGAAAAATACGGTCCTGAAGACCTACCCGCAGGCCCCGGATTGGAAGGCTCCAAAGAAATCTTTGTAGTCGAAGGCAGAGCAGACGTCATCAATTTGATGCGCTGCGGCATATTCAACACCGTTGCATTGGAAGGCGCCAAAGTCCCTGATTCCATCAAGAAAATAACCAAAGAACGCAACGCAACAGCCCTACTCGACGGCGACCGCGGCGGAGACCTTATCCAAAAAGAACTCCTCCAAGTCACAAACGTCAAATATGTTGGCAGAGCACCCCGCGGCAAAGAAATCGAAGAGTGCAACTGTAAAGAAATCAACGAAGCTATTGAAGGCAAACTCTCAGTAGCTGAACTCAAAGAGGGCAGACCCCAACCACAACAACAGCAACAGCAGCAAGCACCCCCACCGCCTCCACCAGCACCTAAAAAACCAGTCGCGCCAACACGTGTCAAACCCGAAGTCCCCGACACCGTAAGCCAAGCCGCCAAAGCGTTAGTCGGCACCCTCGAAGCGGTTCTGCTTAACGAAAAACTTGAACTCATCGAACGCTTACCAGTCAGTCAACTCGCCGAGAAACTTCAACAAATCACAGGCGTAGACACCATAGTTTTCGATGGCATTATCACTCAGCGCATCGTCGACATCGCCGCAGACAAAAGCATCAAACGCATCGTCGCGTCACGCGTCAGCGAAGCAGTAAAACCAGCCCTCAACGTTGAACTTGTAACGTTCAACGACGCCATCCCCCCTTCTTAA
- a CDS encoding DNA-directed DNA polymerase, with protein sequence MVGLKLVFWLLDLNPKVDKEAGKVDIWLWGITESGDRVLVVDRNFSAYFYAVLQKSADAQKVADSIKLIYAAAVSSVEVVSRRFFGKPVTALKVTCKDATATSKVAKQIRTVSGVEDCLEDDIRAVMRYLLDNGLVPCSWVEAEVTEEENVDGMRVAHVYSAQTPPKQLERVEAPQLRVLGFNLLCYSREGTPKADRNPILVISTAASNGETRQFIAGQDLNDQPVLEAFISYIHEFDPDVIVSFGANSLDWSYLRGRSHKLGLHLNFDRAGLEPHTSVYGHVSTTGIVNLDLADFMDVFPEVKVRTLWNFANHLGVLKTEAPPVEDMLVADMWDDPEMRRNLLRFGLDSARKVQGTTALLLDFAMQLAALTSLPLDHVMTAAVGFRVEWFLIRRAQKIGELIPKRIEQPYIPYAGGLVLSPKPGLHENIAVLDFKSMYPNLMITYNLSPDTYLAPTEPTPTAGEYVAPEVGHRFRKAPTGFYIEALLYLIDVRAAIRQKMHTLNPQTVEYRVLDARQKAIKIITNAAYGYAGWIGAKWYIKPVAEAASAWGRHTIQSAMAMAEKAGIEVVYGDTDSLFVAYDKAKVSALQEEIEQELRLDVEVGDVYRRIFFTEAKKRYAGLRPDGSLDIVGLEVIRGDWAEVAKQVQEHVLEIILKEQSPKNAVAYVHETISQLRHRKVPLEDLVIWKTLTKSPQEYAIKAPHVEAAKMLREKGWRLSGGDKVGYVVLTGRGRLYSRVKPYVFAHLEDVDVDYYVTNQVLPAAARILSFFDVSENDLLKEKETKETKSLMEYF encoded by the coding sequence ATGGTAGGCTTGAAACTGGTTTTTTGGCTGCTTGACCTCAACCCCAAAGTCGACAAAGAAGCAGGCAAAGTCGACATATGGCTCTGGGGCATCACTGAGTCAGGCGACCGAGTGCTCGTGGTCGACCGCAATTTTTCAGCTTACTTCTACGCCGTCCTGCAGAAAAGTGCGGATGCCCAAAAGGTCGCAGACTCCATCAAGCTCATCTACGCCGCAGCCGTCTCCTCAGTCGAAGTTGTCTCGCGCCGCTTCTTTGGCAAACCCGTCACAGCCCTAAAAGTCACCTGCAAAGACGCCACCGCAACAAGCAAAGTCGCCAAGCAAATCCGAACCGTCAGCGGCGTTGAGGATTGCCTTGAAGATGACATCCGAGCCGTCATGCGTTACCTCCTTGACAATGGCTTGGTGCCCTGCAGCTGGGTAGAAGCTGAAGTTACCGAGGAAGAAAACGTGGATGGCATGCGTGTAGCACATGTTTACTCCGCCCAAACGCCACCAAAGCAACTCGAACGAGTAGAAGCGCCACAACTTCGCGTTTTAGGTTTTAACTTGCTATGTTATAGCCGCGAGGGCACCCCTAAAGCCGACCGCAACCCCATCCTAGTAATCTCAACGGCGGCGAGCAATGGCGAAACGCGCCAATTCATCGCGGGACAAGACCTAAACGACCAACCCGTCCTTGAAGCCTTCATAAGCTACATCCACGAGTTCGACCCCGACGTAATCGTCAGCTTCGGAGCCAACAGCTTAGACTGGTCTTATCTGAGGGGGCGCAGCCACAAACTCGGACTACACCTCAACTTTGACCGAGCAGGACTCGAACCGCACACTAGCGTCTATGGGCACGTTTCTACTACGGGTATTGTTAATTTGGATTTGGCGGATTTTATGGACGTATTCCCCGAGGTGAAGGTTCGGACGCTGTGGAACTTTGCTAACCACTTAGGCGTACTAAAAACCGAAGCTCCACCCGTAGAAGATATGTTGGTGGCTGACATGTGGGATGACCCCGAAATGCGAAGGAACCTGTTGAGGTTTGGGCTGGATAGCGCCCGAAAAGTCCAAGGCACCACCGCGTTGCTGCTCGATTTTGCCATGCAACTCGCAGCCCTAACCAGCCTACCCCTCGACCACGTCATGACCGCAGCAGTAGGCTTCCGCGTGGAATGGTTCCTGATTCGGCGCGCACAAAAAATCGGTGAACTCATCCCCAAACGCATCGAACAACCCTACATTCCCTACGCGGGCGGCTTGGTGCTCTCGCCAAAACCCGGGCTACATGAAAACATCGCGGTGTTAGACTTCAAATCCATGTACCCTAACCTCATGATAACCTACAACCTCTCCCCCGACACCTACCTCGCCCCCACTGAACCCACACCCACCGCTGGCGAATACGTGGCACCAGAAGTTGGGCATCGATTCCGCAAAGCCCCTACGGGTTTCTACATAGAAGCGCTTCTCTACCTCATCGATGTCCGCGCCGCCATACGCCAAAAAATGCACACCCTAAACCCCCAAACCGTCGAGTACCGCGTGCTGGATGCCCGACAGAAAGCCATCAAAATCATCACCAACGCCGCCTACGGCTACGCAGGATGGATAGGCGCGAAATGGTACATTAAACCCGTGGCTGAAGCAGCCTCCGCCTGGGGACGCCACACAATCCAATCAGCAATGGCTATGGCAGAAAAAGCGGGCATCGAGGTGGTTTACGGCGACACCGACAGCCTCTTTGTAGCCTACGACAAAGCCAAAGTTTCTGCGCTGCAAGAGGAGATTGAGCAAGAGCTACGGCTGGATGTGGAAGTCGGCGATGTCTACCGACGCATCTTTTTCACAGAAGCCAAAAAACGCTACGCTGGACTGCGCCCCGACGGCAGCCTCGACATTGTAGGGTTGGAGGTGATTCGCGGGGACTGGGCAGAGGTGGCTAAGCAGGTGCAGGAGCATGTGCTCGAAATTATCCTAAAAGAGCAGTCGCCAAAAAATGCTGTTGCATACGTGCATGAAACTATCAGTCAGTTGCGGCACCGAAAAGTCCCCTTAGAAGACCTTGTCATCTGGAAAACGCTCACTAAATCCCCACAGGAGTACGCAATCAAAGCGCCCCATGTAGAAGCCGCAAAAATGCTTCGCGAAAAAGGCTGGCGACTCAGCGGCGGCGACAAAGTCGGCTACGTCGTACTCACAGGTCGGGGGCGTCTCTATAGCAGAGTAAAACCCTACGTGTTCGCCCACCTCGAAGATGTCGACGTGGACTACTATGTTACTAATCAGGTGCTGCCTGCTGCGGCGCGTATTTTGAGCTTTTTTGATGTGTCAGAAAATGATTTGCTAAAAGAAAAGGAAACAAAAGAAACTAAGAGCCTAATGGAATATTTTTAG
- a CDS encoding universal stress protein — MLKKLLVGTDFSENSERAIKFALTLAENLKASVTLLNIVYPPTKATSELEYPFPWVESFLSDWKKYNEQALTKLVAKYKEKNPTVTISMLIKEGQPAHEIAETAKHYDAVVIGQKGRAMPEALMGGVCEKVATLSRCPVIIVP, encoded by the coding sequence TTGTTGAAGAAACTTTTAGTGGGAACAGACTTTTCCGAAAACTCTGAACGCGCAATAAAATTTGCGCTTACCTTGGCTGAAAACCTCAAGGCATCAGTCACCCTTCTAAACATCGTTTATCCCCCAACAAAAGCTACCTCCGAACTAGAATATCCTTTTCCATGGGTAGAATCCTTCCTCTCCGATTGGAAAAAATACAACGAACAAGCCCTAACCAAACTAGTAGCCAAATACAAAGAAAAAAACCCCACCGTCACAATTTCCATGCTCATAAAAGAGGGGCAACCAGCGCATGAAATCGCAGAAACCGCCAAACACTATGACGCCGTAGTCATCGGTCAGAAGGGACGGGCTATGCCTGAAGCGTTAATGGGCGGCGTCTGCGAAAAAGTAGCCACGCTATCGCGTTGTCCTGTTATTATCGTTCCTTGA
- a CDS encoding DUF3795 domain-containing protein, which produces MQTKSCPNGETGCVARPNKFCAICNCANQKGVKLCFECSEFPCETTKQGPISYGYCQYLAGKA; this is translated from the coding sequence ATGCAAACCAAAAGCTGCCCCAACGGAGAAACAGGCTGCGTAGCCCGCCCCAACAAGTTCTGCGCCATCTGCAACTGCGCCAACCAAAAAGGCGTCAAACTCTGCTTCGAATGCAGCGAGTTCCCCTGCGAAACCACCAAACAGGGCCCTATAAGCTACGGTTACTGCCAGTACCTTGCAGGCAAAGCCTAA
- a CDS encoding ABC transporter ATP-binding protein, with protein sequence MGSREVLIKAHDLTKKFDSFTAVDHIDFEVYKGECVGFLGPNGAGKTTTVRMMYCFLKPTGGELTVAGLSVRTQAREIKSLVGVAPQEDNLDPDFTVLKNLTVYARYFDIPKEEAQRRAEKQLKFFQLEEKKDTPILALSTGMKRRLIFARALINQPQILLLDEPTTGLDPQARHLVWDEVRHLKKQQVTIILTTHYMDEAQILCDRILIVDHGKIIEEGTPTELIKKHVGAEVLEVDYTPQLEVTLKEAFPTARIERLGDRMQIFTDQPHGMFENFLQQHKLQNVSIRNANIEDVFLKLTGRGLREE encoded by the coding sequence ATGGGTAGCCGAGAAGTACTCATCAAAGCGCATGATTTAACCAAAAAATTCGACTCCTTCACAGCCGTTGACCACATAGATTTTGAGGTCTACAAAGGCGAATGCGTAGGCTTTCTGGGACCCAACGGCGCAGGCAAAACCACCACTGTGCGTATGATGTATTGTTTTCTAAAACCCACCGGCGGCGAACTCACTGTCGCAGGTTTAAGCGTACGCACTCAAGCCCGAGAAATCAAAAGCTTAGTCGGCGTTGCACCCCAAGAAGACAACCTCGACCCCGACTTCACAGTGCTTAAAAACCTCACAGTCTACGCCCGCTACTTTGACATCCCCAAAGAAGAAGCTCAAAGACGTGCCGAGAAGCAGCTCAAATTCTTCCAACTCGAAGAAAAAAAAGACACACCCATACTCGCGTTATCCACGGGGATGAAGCGACGCCTCATATTTGCCCGCGCCCTCATAAACCAACCCCAAATACTCCTACTTGACGAACCCACCACAGGGCTCGACCCGCAGGCGCGGCATCTGGTCTGGGATGAAGTGCGGCACCTAAAAAAACAGCAAGTCACCATCATCCTAACCACCCACTACATGGATGAAGCCCAAATCCTCTGCGACCGCATCCTCATCGTGGACCACGGCAAAATCATCGAAGAAGGCACCCCAACCGAGCTCATCAAGAAGCATGTGGGCGCAGAAGTGCTCGAAGTCGACTACACCCCGCAGCTTGAAGTAACCCTAAAAGAAGCCTTCCCCACCGCACGCATCGAACGCCTCGGCGACCGCATGCAAATCTTCACCGACCAACCACACGGCATGTTTGAAAACTTCCTACAGCAGCATAAACTGCAAAACGTGTCAATACGAAACGCCAACATAGAAGACGTTTTTCTAAAACTCACCGGCAGGGGGCTACGAGAAGAATGA
- a CDS encoding ABC transporter permease, with amino-acid sequence MTTPHLRKSSVPFTMPRLSYRVWKVWRRNLDVFLKTITVNFLPSLLEPILYLVAFGFGLGGFIPNINGVPYINFIAPALVAIAIMNGSFFECTYASFVRMYFQKTFDAIVATPVSVEEVVAGELLWGATRSTINGTLVLIVIAAASLFTPIPLISTPLVFLVPVIAFFGGLLFSAIAMCFTAAAPNIDFFNYSSFLFVMPMFFLCGTFFPLTSLPQAVQVLALWVLPLTQLVNVTRIAVVGAVEPILGLSTSVIVAFSVVWLAVVTILFFILSINLMKRRLTA; translated from the coding sequence ATGACCACGCCGCACCTGCGCAAATCCAGTGTCCCCTTCACCATGCCTCGCCTCAGCTACCGCGTCTGGAAGGTTTGGCGACGCAACCTCGACGTATTCTTAAAAACCATAACCGTCAACTTTCTCCCCTCACTGCTTGAGCCCATCTTGTATTTGGTGGCGTTCGGGTTTGGCTTGGGCGGCTTCATCCCCAACATTAACGGCGTTCCCTACATCAACTTCATCGCGCCCGCCTTAGTCGCTATAGCCATCATGAATGGTAGCTTCTTTGAATGCACCTACGCCTCGTTTGTACGCATGTACTTCCAAAAAACGTTTGACGCCATAGTCGCCACCCCCGTAAGCGTAGAAGAAGTAGTTGCAGGCGAGCTACTCTGGGGTGCCACACGCTCCACCATAAACGGTACGCTGGTTTTAATCGTCATCGCCGCCGCAAGCCTCTTCACCCCCATCCCACTCATCTCAACGCCACTGGTATTTTTGGTGCCCGTCATAGCGTTTTTCGGCGGATTGCTGTTTAGCGCGATTGCCATGTGCTTCACCGCAGCCGCACCCAACATCGACTTCTTCAACTATTCATCATTTCTGTTTGTGATGCCGATGTTTTTCCTATGCGGCACCTTTTTCCCCTTAACCTCGCTGCCTCAAGCGGTGCAGGTGCTGGCGCTTTGGGTTTTGCCGCTAACACAGTTGGTTAACGTTACAAGAATCGCTGTTGTGGGGGCTGTGGAACCGATTTTGGGGCTCAGCACCTCGGTTATTGTGGCATTTAGCGTGGTGTGGTTGGCAGTGGTGACGATTCTGTTCTTTATCTTATCGATTAACCTCATGAAGCGCCGCTTAACTGCTTAG
- a CDS encoding DNA-3-methyladenine glycosylase 2 family protein yields the protein MAYTKTITLQPTAPFSLELSAEIFSAGDMSVRGFRGGIFQQVIDVEGSLVLMQVTSNAKLEQPELMVTLRAASPLKPQIKQGAQDILTYIFNLNFPLNNFYAESQGDAVMRHITHKLRGFKFPTTPTAFESLLDAIVEQQISIKVARTIEERLATKFGAPLTLDGTTHYAFPTAHAIAAADISDIRSVGLSQRKAEYIQNAAQLITAGQLDLEAMKTQPDADQIITKLDALKGIGVWTAELTLLRGMQRWDVLPADDFGLRRVISTYCCEGKPIKADEARAAAQAWGTWKGLAAFYLILAEVHQIRV from the coding sequence TTGGCTTACACGAAAACCATAACCCTTCAACCGACAGCGCCGTTTAGTTTGGAGTTGTCTGCTGAGATTTTCTCCGCAGGCGACATGTCTGTGCGGGGTTTTCGAGGGGGCATTTTCCAGCAGGTAATTGATGTTGAGGGCAGCTTGGTTTTGATGCAGGTAACCTCCAACGCCAAGCTAGAGCAGCCAGAGTTGATGGTTACTCTAAGAGCAGCTTCGCCCCTGAAGCCGCAGATTAAACAAGGCGCCCAAGATATCCTAACCTACATCTTCAACCTAAACTTCCCCCTCAACAACTTCTATGCTGAGTCACAAGGCGACGCCGTCATGCGTCACATCACCCATAAGCTTCGAGGCTTCAAATTCCCCACCACCCCCACCGCATTTGAATCGCTACTCGATGCGATTGTGGAGCAGCAAATCTCCATAAAAGTCGCCCGAACCATCGAGGAACGCCTCGCCACCAAATTCGGAGCCCCCCTCACCCTCGACGGCACAACACACTACGCCTTCCCCACAGCGCATGCGATCGCAGCCGCAGACATAAGCGACATCCGAAGCGTAGGGTTAAGCCAACGCAAAGCCGAATACATCCAAAACGCCGCCCAACTCATCACCGCTGGGCAACTGGACCTTGAAGCCATGAAAACCCAGCCTGACGCTGACCAAATCATAACCAAACTTGACGCGCTCAAAGGCATCGGAGTCTGGACCGCCGAACTAACCCTCCTGCGGGGGATGCAACGCTGGGATGTGCTGCCCGCTGATGACTTTGGGCTCCGACGTGTCATCTCAACATATTGCTGCGAAGGCAAACCCATCAAAGCCGATGAAGCCCGAGCAGCAGCGCAGGCATGGGGCACTTGGAAGGGGCTGGCGGCTTTTTATCTCATACTCGCCGAAGTCCACCAAATCCGCGTCTAA
- the pyrH gene encoding UMP kinase, translating into MRIVVRIGGSVVANPINPELLSKYADVIKTIKQQGHEVAVVVGGGALAREFIGIARSMNLDMNAQDEIAISCSRLFAQLFLKKLGDIACSKVAVSLDEAAAGFDEDKVVVMGGLRPGITTDTVATLVCERVNADLLLKGTDQKGVYNKDPRKYPDAVKLDHLTFDELASVFEQNEHKAGIHQIIDPEAVKVLRRNQVKTVVVSGFEPENLLAAVRGENVGTVIS; encoded by the coding sequence ATGCGTATCGTTGTGCGAATAGGCGGCTCTGTCGTCGCAAACCCCATAAACCCCGAACTCCTCAGCAAATACGCCGACGTCATAAAAACCATCAAGCAGCAAGGACATGAGGTGGCGGTGGTGGTTGGCGGCGGCGCCTTAGCCCGAGAATTCATCGGCATCGCCCGCAGCATGAACCTCGACATGAACGCGCAAGACGAAATCGCCATATCCTGTTCACGCCTTTTCGCGCAGCTTTTCTTAAAAAAACTCGGCGACATCGCGTGTAGCAAAGTCGCGGTCTCGTTGGATGAAGCCGCTGCTGGTTTTGACGAGGACAAAGTGGTTGTTATGGGCGGGCTTAGGCCTGGCATCACCACAGATACGGTTGCGACGTTGGTTTGCGAACGCGTCAACGCCGACCTGCTCCTAAAGGGCACTGACCAAAAAGGCGTCTACAACAAGGACCCCCGCAAATACCCCGACGCCGTAAAACTTGACCACCTCACCTTCGACGAACTCGCCAGCGTGTTTGAGCAAAACGAGCACAAAGCGGGCATCCATCAAATCATTGACCCTGAAGCCGTCAAGGTGCTACGACGCAACCAGGTCAAGACGGTTGTGGTCAGCGGGTTTGAACCGGAGAATTTGTTGGCTGCGGTACGCGGCGAAAATGTGGGCACAGTCATAAGCTAA
- a CDS encoding QueT transporter family protein, with protein sequence MLDLIAMWSKPKMVAFTALTALLYFGLIYPFQQFTFFQGNADYLRVGMCIPLAFSFLFGPAAAWGTAIGNIIYDASTASLGPISIFGFVGNFLIAYLPYTIWNKLATQKPDLRSIKKVGLFAGLALLGCLICGVLIAAGLEWMNMAPFLPTAWVIAFTDALWAIALGSVILAATYNSVSKRGLLYKDILTAE encoded by the coding sequence ATGCTAGACCTCATAGCCATGTGGAGTAAACCCAAAATGGTCGCCTTCACCGCACTAACGGCACTTTTGTATTTTGGGTTGATTTATCCGTTTCAGCAGTTCACGTTTTTCCAAGGCAACGCCGACTACCTCCGCGTAGGCATGTGCATCCCGCTTGCCTTCTCGTTTCTGTTTGGCCCCGCCGCCGCATGGGGAACCGCAATCGGCAACATAATCTACGACGCCTCAACCGCCAGCCTCGGCCCCATAAGCATCTTCGGTTTCGTCGGCAACTTCCTCATCGCTTATTTACCCTACACCATCTGGAACAAACTCGCCACCCAAAAACCAGACCTCAGAAGCATCAAAAAAGTCGGGTTATTTGCAGGTTTAGCACTTCTGGGCTGTTTAATCTGCGGAGTACTCATAGCCGCGGGGTTGGAGTGGATGAATATGGCGCCGTTTCTGCCTACAGCGTGGGTGATTGCGTTTACTGATGCGTTATGGGCGATTGCGTTGGGCAGCGTCATCTTAGCCGCAACGTACAACTCGGTTAGCAAACGTGGGCTCCTCTACAAAGACATACTTACTGCTGAGTAA
- a CDS encoding fasciclin domain-containing protein, which produces MPDIVDSAVSLGVFNTLVEAVKAAGLVETLKSPGPFTVFAPTDEAFAKVPKADLDALLKNKEKLKEVLTFHVVEGKMMAADLAQHEYLQAVSGGELRIDAKKWHLHRNIKVNGANIITPDLVVDNGVCHAIDKVLMPKMAVVSGTM; this is translated from the coding sequence TTGCCAGATATTGTAGACTCAGCAGTATCATTAGGCGTATTTAACACCCTTGTAGAAGCAGTCAAAGCGGCGGGGCTCGTTGAAACCCTCAAAAGCCCCGGGCCATTCACGGTTTTTGCACCCACTGATGAGGCATTTGCAAAGGTCCCCAAAGCCGACCTCGACGCGTTGCTTAAGAACAAAGAGAAACTCAAAGAAGTCCTCACATTCCACGTGGTGGAAGGCAAAATGATGGCGGCGGATTTGGCACAGCATGAATATCTGCAGGCGGTTTCAGGCGGAGAGTTGCGTATTGACGCGAAAAAGTGGCATCTGCACCGCAACATCAAAGTCAACGGAGCCAACATCATCACACCCGACTTAGTCGTAGACAACGGCGTCTGCCACGCCATCGATAAGGTGCTTATGCCCAAGATGGCTGTCGTAAGCGGAACAATGTGA
- a CDS encoding PRC-barrel domain-containing protein → MVDTSKLIGKNIITTGGVILGEVKGTHVNTNTWQLTYLQVKLSAPASEMLGFKKRFRSSIVCMPVSLVSAVGDVITIARTLRDLSENPEIIECPE, encoded by the coding sequence GTGGTAGATACTTCTAAGCTAATAGGAAAAAACATCATAACGACTGGCGGAGTAATCTTGGGAGAAGTCAAAGGCACCCACGTTAACACCAACACTTGGCAGCTTACCTATTTGCAGGTGAAGCTTTCCGCTCCCGCCTCAGAGATGTTGGGGTTCAAGAAGCGTTTTCGAAGCTCCATAGTGTGCATGCCCGTTTCGCTGGTTTCCGCAGTAGGTGATGTCATAACCATTGCGCGGACGCTACGTGATTTAAGCGAGAACCCTGAAATCATCGAGTGCCCCGAATAA
- a CDS encoding NUDIX domain-containing protein, whose translation MKRLYPDQPVVGVGIVVVHGGKIVLIKRGNEPGKGKWSVPGGIVELGEHLEDTVIREAKEETLLTVDSPKLVDVVDTVDLDEQGKIKYHYIIADYLVQVRGGEIGAASDADELRWVPFDEVESYVLTASFRHFFQQNRGKLSQADSYP comes from the coding sequence ATGAAGCGATTGTACCCTGACCAACCCGTTGTCGGCGTCGGCATAGTCGTAGTGCACGGCGGCAAAATCGTGCTCATCAAACGCGGCAACGAACCTGGCAAAGGCAAATGGAGTGTCCCCGGCGGCATTGTCGAGCTCGGCGAACACTTAGAGGACACTGTTATTCGAGAAGCCAAAGAAGAAACCCTCCTAACCGTAGACAGCCCCAAACTTGTCGATGTGGTGGACACTGTAGATCTTGATGAGCAGGGCAAAATCAAGTACCACTACATTATCGCCGATTATCTTGTGCAGGTTCGAGGCGGCGAGATAGGCGCGGCAAGCGACGCAGATGAACTCCGCTGGGTGCCCTTTGATGAAGTGGAAAGTTACGTGTTAACGGCGTCGTTTCGGCACTTCTTCCAACAAAACCGAGGAAAACTATCCCAAGCTGACTCCTACCCCTAA